The following are from one region of the Populus trichocarpa isolate Nisqually-1 chromosome 8, P.trichocarpa_v4.1, whole genome shotgun sequence genome:
- the LOC18101520 gene encoding uncharacterized protein LOC18101520 yields MYGEPQIERTYYLFLDTRFGGVQTCDPPSWKWEMVWHWMTAFPWIPSLCTGIFSTGLCLWREHKATETAIIYGLESVWGSGFTWFLLGERMGAAPVLGGSLRVHIFGSSSLLYLENTKREVRKVIIFSVVSAYIWAGSRKDVPNTVKTQQ; encoded by the exons ATGTATGGAGAACCACAAATAGAAAGAACTTATTACCTCTTCTTGGATACAAG GTTTGGTGGTGTCCAAACTTGTGATCCGCCATCATGGAAGTGGGAAATGGTATGGCATTGGATGACTGCATTTCCATGGATACCGTCACTCTGCACTGGCATATTCTCAACTGGTTTGTGCTTATGGAGAGAGCATAAAG CAACAGAAACTGCAATCATTTATGGTTTGGAGTCAGTCTGGGGTTCTGGATTTACATGGTTTCTTCTTGGTGAAAGGATGGGGGCTGCTCCTGTGCTTG GTGGAAGCCTAAGGGTGCATATATTTGGATCATCTTCTCTGTTGTATCTGGAAAATACGAAAAGAGAAGTGAGAAAGGTGATCATCTTCTCTGTTGTATCTGCATATATTTGGGCCGGTTCCAGAAAAGATGTTCCCAACACAGTTAAGACACAGCAGTAA
- the LOC7482889 gene encoding MLP-like protein 43 encodes MSLKGELETVIELKSSPEKFFGVWKTQAYHIPNHTPDNIHAVDMHEGEWETEGSIKIWRYSVDGKQEVFKEKVVVDEEKNTLALTGLEGDVMTRYKIFNPTYHLTPKDDGSLARLIIEYEKLNENIPVPDKYMDFMITVTKDIDASLTKA; translated from the exons ATGTCTCTAAAGGGTGAGCTGGAGACTGTCATAGAACTCAAATCCTCTCCTGAGAAGTTCTTCGGTGTCTGGAAGACCCAAGCCTATCATATCCCCAACCACACTCCTGACAATATCCATGCAGTTGATATGCATGAAGGTGAATGGGAAACTGAGGGTTCTATCAAGATCTGGAGGTACAGCGTAG ATGGAAAACAGGAGGTCTTTAAAGAGAAGGTGGTAGTGGATGAAGAAAAGAACACACTGGCTCTCACTGGCCTGGAAGGAGATGTCATGACTAGATACAAAATATTCAATCCCACCTATCATCTTACACCAAAAGATGATGGAAGCTTGGCCAGGCTGATCATTGAATATGAGAAACTGAACGAGAATATCCCAGTCCCAGACAAGTACATGGATTTCATGATAACTGTTACCAAAGATATCGATGCAAGTCTTACGAAGGCATAA